The following are encoded in a window of Gloeothece citriformis PCC 7424 genomic DNA:
- a CDS encoding isoaspartyl peptidase/L-asparaginase family protein: MKPVIIVHGGAKTISEDKAKANQQGCLAAVQAGWAILEKGGKALDAVEAAIRVLEHDPTFNASIGATLDTEGKVYLDAAIMEGKSLRWGAIAAVERVSHPISVAKKILEEKPVLLVAKGAEHFAEQKQCEMCEPSSLITEQQIQEWKKQEMAKDRPATVGCVALDIHGVLAAGTSTGGIENQPPGRVGDTALVGAGLYANSHGACSTTGDGESVIPVALAKTAVDLLRSTPDNASGASTEPEDAAQKAIEYLKEQVTGEAGCILLDSQGRIGWAYNSQDMAVAYKTSDMKEAVVFTKKEEENLVLSK; this comes from the coding sequence ATGAAACCAGTTATTATTGTTCATGGTGGTGCAAAAACGATTTCTGAGGATAAAGCCAAAGCCAATCAACAAGGCTGTTTAGCCGCAGTCCAAGCCGGTTGGGCTATTTTGGAAAAGGGAGGTAAGGCACTTGATGCAGTTGAAGCGGCTATCCGGGTATTAGAACATGATCCGACCTTTAATGCTAGTATCGGAGCAACCCTTGATACAGAAGGAAAAGTTTATCTAGACGCAGCCATTATGGAAGGTAAAAGCTTACGCTGGGGAGCAATAGCGGCAGTTGAGCGGGTATCTCATCCCATTTCAGTGGCTAAGAAAATTTTAGAAGAAAAACCCGTCCTGCTTGTTGCTAAGGGAGCAGAACATTTTGCCGAACAAAAGCAATGTGAAATGTGTGAACCATCGAGCTTAATTACTGAACAACAGATACAAGAATGGAAGAAACAGGAAATGGCAAAAGACCGCCCGGCTACGGTGGGTTGTGTAGCCCTTGATATTCATGGTGTTTTGGCGGCGGGAACTTCCACAGGAGGAATTGAAAATCAGCCTCCCGGACGGGTGGGAGATACGGCGCTCGTAGGTGCTGGCTTGTATGCGAATTCTCATGGGGCTTGTTCAACTACAGGGGACGGAGAGTCGGTTATCCCGGTGGCACTGGCAAAAACGGCGGTTGATTTATTAAGGAGTACACCGGATAATGCCTCTGGAGCTTCAACAGAGCCAGAAGACGCGGCACAAAAGGCAATTGAATATTTAAAAGAGCAGGTTACGGGAGAAGCGGGATGTATTCTTTTGGATAGTCAGGGACGGATAGGCTGGGCTTATAATTCCCAAGACATGGCTGTCGCTTACAAAACTAGCGACATGAAAGAAGCAGTAGTTTTCACCAAAAAAGAAGAGGAAAATTTAGTTTTGTCAAAATAA